In Mercurialis annua linkage group LG6, ddMerAnnu1.2, whole genome shotgun sequence, the following are encoded in one genomic region:
- the LOC126653466 gene encoding methionine aminopeptidase 2B translates to MADENVDKQVVVEENGAGKENGASEPSISNDNEESSDQSSAVQKDEDDGKEVIKKKKKKNKSKKKKELPQQTDPPTIAITDLFPSGEFPEGEIQQYKDDNLWRVTSEEKRELERLEKPIYNSVRRAAEVHRQVRKYMKSIIKPGMLMIDLCETLENTVRKLISENGLQAGIAFPTGCSLNWVAAHWTPNSGDTTVLQYDDVMKLDFGTHVDGCIVDCAFTVAFNPMFDPLLEASREATNTGIKEAGIDVRLCDVGAAIQEVMESYEVEINGKVFQVKSIRNLNGHSIGRYQIHAGKSVPIVKGGEQTKMEEGEFYAIETFGSTGKGYVREDLECSHYMKNFDAGHVPLRLPRAKQLLATINKNFSTLAFCRRYLDRVGETKYLMALKNLCDAGVIQPYPPLCDNKGSYVSQFEHTILLRPTCKEVISRGDDY, encoded by the exons ATGGCGGACGAGAACGTGGATAAACAAGTTGTTGTTGAGGAAAATGGAGCTGGAAAAGAAAATGGGGCATCAGAGCCTTCAATAAGCAATGATAATGAGGAGTCCTCGGACCAATCGTCTGCGGTGCAAAAAGATGAAGATGATGGGAAAG AAGttataaagaagaaaaagaagaaaaataaaagcaa GAAAAAGAAGGAATTGCCACAGCAGACAGACCCACCCACTATTGCCATTACCGATCTTTTTCCATCTGGGGAGTTTCCTGAGGGTGAAATTCAACAATACAAAGATGA CAATTTGTGGAGAGTTACCTCTGAAGAGAAGAGAGAGCTGGAACGTCTTGAAAAGCCCATCTACAATTCAGTTCGTCGAGCAGCTGAAGTTCATCGTCAG GTTCGGAAGTACATGAAAAGTATCATTAAGCCTGGCATGTTAATGATCGACTTATGTGAGACCTTGGAGAATACAGTTCGTAAGCTAATATCAGAGAATGGTCTGCAAGCAGGCATTGCGTTTCCCACTGGATGTTCTCTGAACTG GGTTGCTGCTCACTGGACCCCGAATTCAGGGGATACAACCGTGCTTcaatatgatgatgtcatgaaGTTAGATTTTGGAACACATGTTGATG GATGTATTGTGGACTGTGCATTTACAGTAGCATTCAACCCTATGTTTGACCCACTACTTGAAGCTTCACGTGAGGCAACCAACACGGGTATTAAG GAAGCTGGGATTGATGTACGTCTTTGTGATGTTGGTGCTGCCATACAAGAGGTCATGGAATCATATGAGGTTGAGATTAATGGGAAGGTGTTTCAAG TTAAAAGTATCAGAAACTTGAATGGACACAGCATTGGCCGCTATCAGATCCATGCTGGAAAATCAGTTCCGATTGTGAAAGGAGGGGAGCAGACAAAAATGGAGGAGGGCGAATTCTACGCcatcgaaacatttggatcgaCAG GCAAAGGATATGTAAGAGAAGACCTAGAGTGTAGCCATTACATGAAGAATTTTGATGCTGGTCATGTCCCACTGAGATTGCCAAGGGCAAAACAACTGCTAGCAACAATCAATAAAAACTTCTCCACATTAGCCTTCTGTAGACGGTATTTAGACCGTGTAGGGGAGACCAAATATTTGATGGCATTGAAGAACTTATGTGATGCTGGAGTCATACAG CCTTATCCTCCTCTGTGTGATAATAAGGGCAGCTATGTATCCCAATTTGAGCATACGATCTTACTCCGGCCGACCTGCAAGGAAGTTATATCAAGAGGGGATGATTACTAG
- the LOC126685776 gene encoding uncharacterized protein LOC126685776 has protein sequence MATATAATTVAVAAAASAAKIINRGRISLSIRNHIGTVNIIQNRQFIRKTSSAPTPAPFLSTTNHNRFIHCFCTTAANNVEEEPTTASVSTATATPSSSESKSSSDGDKDNESGKLTEAAKMLDIRVGRIIKAWRHEEADSLYVEEVDVGEAEPRIICSGLVKYIPIDHLQDRKVVVLANLKARNMRGVKSNGMLMAASDASHENVELLEPHPDSLPGERIWFGSQHDQENQLPEPASPNQVQKKKIWESVQPHLKTDDSCQAMVGEHLLQTSAGVVVCRSLKNANIS, from the exons ATGGCGACGGCAACAGCTGCGACGACGGTGGCAGTAGCTGCTGCTGCCTCCGCCGCTAAAATTATAAACCGCGGCAGAATAAGTTTAAGCATCCGCAATCATATCGGCACCGTTAATATTATTCAGAACCGTCAATTCATCAGAAAAACATCATCAGCACCAACACCAGCGCCATTTTTATCCACAACAAACCACAATCGATTTATTCACTGCTTTTGCACCACCGCCGCTAATAATGTAGAAGAAGAGCCGACAACCGCCAGTGTTTCCACCGCCACCGCTACACCATCGTCATCTGAATCAAAATCGTCGTCAGATGGAGATAAAGACAATGAAAGTGGAAAATTAACGGAAGCAGCCAAGATGCTGGACATAAGGGTGGGGAGAATAATAAAAGCATGGAGACATGAAGAAGCTGATTCTCTATATGTTGAAGAGGTTGATGTTGGTGAAGCTGAGCCTCGTATTATATGTAGCGGTCTTGTCAAATACATTCCAATTGACCATCTTCAG GATAGGAAAGTGGTGGTGCTTGCTAATTTGAAAGCGAGGAATATGCGTGGGGTTAAGTCGAATGGTATGCTTATGGCTGCTTCTGATGCTTCTCATGAGAATGTTGAGCTTCTTGAACCTCATCCTGATTCACTTCCTGGTGAAAGGATATGGTTTGGTTCTCAACATGATCAAGAAAATCAACTACCTGAACCTGCCTCTCCTAATCAG gttcaaaagaaaaagatttgGGAATCGGTGCAGCCTCATCTCAAGACGGATGATTCTTGCCAAGCTATGGTGGGGGAGCATTTATTGCAGACATCTGCAGGTGTGGTGGTGTGCAGATCTCTGAAGAATGCAAACATTTCTTGA
- the LOC126686620 gene encoding methylenetetrahydrofolate reductase (NADH) 2-like, producing the protein MKVIDKIKSSLGAHSNGGLPDSNDKVVFSFEFFPPKTEDGVDNLFDRMDRMVSHNPTFCDITWGAGGTTADLTLDIANRMQNMICVETMMHLTCTNMPVEKIDHALETIKSNGIQNVLALRGDPPHGQDKFVQVEGGFGCALDLVEHIRSKYGDYFGITVAGYPEAHPDMIESDGLATPGNYQKDLEYLKRKVDAGADLIVTQLFYDTDIFLKFVNDCRQMGITCPIVPGIMPINNYKGFIRMTGFCKTKIPAEVMAALEPIKDNEEAVRAYGIHLGTEMCKKIMAHGIKTLHLYTLNMEKSALAILMNLGLIEESKITRSLPWRPPTNVFRVKEGVRPIFWANRPKSYISRTVGWEQYPQGRWGDSCNPSYGGLTEHQFMRPRARDKKLHDEWATPLNSVEDIFEKFKKYCLGKLKSSPWSELDGLQPETKIINEQLGKINLKGFLTINSQPAVNGEKSDSLSVGWGGPGGYVYQKAYLELFCSTNKLHALVEKCKANPQITYMAVNRGGTLLSNVGPNDVNAVTWGVFPAKQIIQPTVVDPASFSIWKDEAFEIWSKGWASLYPEGDPSRKLLEEAQSSYFLVSLVDNDYVHGDIFSVFADL; encoded by the exons ATGAAGGTCATCGACAAAATCAAATCCTCCCTCGGAGCTCATTCAAACGGAGGATTGCCAGACTCGAACGACAAGGTCGTTTTCTCCTTCGAATTCTTCCCACCCAAGACAGAAGATGGCGTCGACAACCTCTTCGATAGAATGGACCGAATGGTGTCGCATAATCCGACGTTTTGTGACATTACTTGGGGAGCTGGCGGTACTACTGCAGATCTCACCCTTGATATTGCTAATAGAATGCAGAACATGATCTGTGTTGAAACTATGATGCATCTTACTTGCACTAATATGCCCGTTGAGAAGATTGATCATGCCCTTGAAACTATTAAATCTAATGGTATTCAGAATGTTCTTGCTCTTCGTGGGGATCCTCCTCATGGCCAGGATAAGTTTGTTCAAGTTGAAGGTGGATTTGGTTGTGCTCTTGATCTG gTGGAGCATATTAGATCTAAGTACGGTGACTATTTTGGCATCACTGTTGCTGGTTATCCAG AGGCTCATCCGGATATGATTGAGAGTGATGGTCTGGCTACACCAGGGAATTATCAGAAAGATCTTGAGTATTTGAAGAGAAAG GTTGATGCTGGAGCTGATCTAATTGTCACTCAGCTCTTCTATGATACTgacatttttctcaaatttgtgAATGATTGCCGACAAATGGGTATAACTTGTCCGATTGTTCCTGGGATTATGCCCATTAATAATTATAAGGGTTTCATAAGAATGACTGGTTTCTGCAAAACAAAG ATTCCAGCTGAGGTTATGGCAGCATTGGAGCCGATCAAGGATAACGAGGAAGCAGTCAGAGCTTATGGCATTCACCTTGGAACAGAAATGTGCAAGAAGATTATGGCTCATGGCATTAAGACATTGCATCTCTACACACTAAACATGGAGAAATCTGCATTAGCTATACTAATG AATCTTGGTTTAATTGAGGAGTCCAAGATTACAAGGTCATTACCTTGGAGACCCCCAACCAACGTTTTCCGAGTTAAGGAAGGGGTTCGTCCAATATTTTG GGCTAATCGTCCCAAGAGCTACATATCAAGAACGGTTGGCTGGGAGCAGTACCCACAAGGCCGATGGGGTGATTCCTGTAATCCATCATATGGCGGATTAACTGAGCATCAG TTCATGCGACCACGTGCACGTGACAAGAAACTTCATGATGAATGGGCAACACCCTTGAATAGTGTTGAAGACATTTTTGAG AAATTCAAAAAGTACTGCCTCGGGAAGTTGAAAAGCAGTCCTTGGTCAGAATTAGATGGCCTTCAACCGGAGACAAAGATCATTAATGAACAGTTGGGCAAGATCAATTTGAAGGGATTTTTGACTATCAATAGTCAACCAGCAGTCAATGGGGAGAAATCTGATTCCCTATCTGTCG GTTGGGGAGGTCCCGGAGGATATGTCTATCAGAAAGCATATCTAGAGTTGTTCTGCTCCACGAACAAGCTACATGCTCTAGTTGAGAAGTGCAAGGCAAACCCTCAAATAACTTATATGGCTGTAAACAGAGGAGGAACTTTGCTATCTAATGTTGGGCCGAACGATGTGAATGCTGTAACTTGGGGAGTCTTCCCAGCAAAGCAAATTATCCAACCAACTGTTGTTGATCCTGCCAGCTTCAGTATATGGAAGGACGAAGCCTTTGAAATCTGGTCTAAAGGATGGGCATCCTTGTACCCAGAAGGCGATCCATCACGAAAATTGCTTGAAGAG GCGCAAAGCAGCTATTTCTTGGTCAGCTTGGTCGATAACGACTACGTCCATGGCGATATTTTCAGTGTTTTTGCTGATTTGTGA
- the LOC126654171 gene encoding histone-lysine N-methyltransferase ASHH3-like — protein MPVAKQNLDCDQSRITLAFNMLHKQIGGDPVEFELPEWFNKCKPVASYSFIKRNIYLTKRVKKRLQDDGIFCSCSSSPDSNDVCDRDCHCGMLLSSCSSGCKCGTSCLNKPFQNRPMKKMKLVQTEKCGAGIVADEDIKRGEFVIEYVGEVIDDKTCEERLWNMKHRGETNFYLCEINRDMVIDATYKGNKSRYINHSCSPNTEMQKWIIDGETRIGIFATRNIKTGEHLTYDYQFVQFGADQDCHCGAVDCRRKLGVKPTKPKMSSDAALKLVACQMAASSPKLKAILSGKDVYQNGGLHAGSSQHALFKQQTHTRNCIGEVIKFLHPLKERSFGMIKRFDKHSRKHAILFEDGSTEFLDMSKEVWEFVSDF, from the exons ATGCCTGTTGCTAAACAG AATTTAGATTGTGATCAGAGTCGCATCACCTTGGCTTTCAACATGTTGCACAAGCAGATAGGCGGCGACCCGGTTGAGTTTGAACTTCCTGAGTGGTTTAACAAATGCAAACCTGTTGCATCTTATTCCTTCATTAAGCGCA ATATATATCTCACAAAAAGAGTTAAAAAACGCCTCCAAGATGATGGCATCTTCTGTTCCTGCAGTTCATCACCAGATTCTAATGATGTATGCGATAGAGATTGCCATTGCGG AATGCTCTTGTCTAGCTGCTCTTCAGGATGCAAATGTGGGACATCATGCCTCAACAAACCATTCCAAAACCGAccaatgaagaagatgaaattAGTACAG ACTGAGAAATGCGGAGCCGGGATTGTGGCCGATGAAGATATTAAACGGGGAGAGTTTGTCATAGAGTATGTTGGTGAAG TTATTGACGATAAGACCTGTGAGGAAAGGCTTTGGAATATGAAACACCGTGGAGAAACAAACTTTTACTTGTGTGAAATAAATCGTGATATGGTAATAGACGCCACATACAAGGGGAACAAGTCCAGATACATAAATCATAGTTGTTCTCCTAATACTGAGATGCAAAAATG GATTATTGATGGTGAGACAAGAATCGGCATTTTTGCAACTCGTAATATAAAAACGGGCGAGCATTTGACTTACGATTATCA GTTTGTTCAATTTGGTGCAGATCAAGACTGCCATTGTGGTGCTGTTGATTGCAGGAGAAAGCTAGGGGTTAAACCCACTAAGCCTAAGATGTCTTCAGATGCTGCCTTAAAATTAGTAGCATGCCAGATGGCAGCATCCTCTCCTAAACTGAAAGCAATTTTATCTGGAAAAGAT gtttatCAGAATGGCGGTTTGCATGCAG GGAGTTCTCAACATGCTCTTTTTAAACAACAAACACACACTCGTAATTGCATTGGTGAAGTAATTAAATTCTTACATCCACTTAAGGAGAG GTCTTTTGGGATGATAAAGAGATTTGATAAGCATTCTAGGAAACATGCA ATACTGTTTGAAGATGGTTCCACTGAATTTCTTGACATGTCTAAAGAAGTTTGGGAATTTGTATCTGATTTTTAA
- the LOC126688164 gene encoding cysteine protease ATG4-like, whose protein sequence is MKGFLTSKCSKSPTGSSNTSLTSDSSASGPSNSTTTKGTLWSSFFTSAFSVFDTYRDSPTNSEKKGSHTHNGWTSAVKKIVSGGSMRRIQERILGPSRTGVCSTTSDIWLLGVCYKMSEDEGGDAATSNGLASFTHDFSSRILMTYRKGFEAIGDSKLTSDVGWGCMLRSSQMIVAQALLYHKLGRSWRKPFDKPLDQEYIEILHLFGDSVAAPFSIHNLIQAGKGYSLAAGSWVGPYAMCRTWESLVRSKREENSIESQSLPMAVYVVSGDEDGERGGAPVVCIEDACRFCLEFSRGQADWTPIVLFVPLVLGLDKVNPRYIPSLQATFTFPQSLGIMGGKPGASTYIVGVQDDNVFYLDPHEVQSTVNIGRDDLEADTSSYHSCIVRHIPLDAIDPSLAIGFYCRSRDDFDEFCRLASKLVDDSQGAPLFTVCQSRKLSKPVSHGDMLNNDDEVQDVDSHGVMPTNDDAEGDEWQLL, encoded by the exons ATGAAGGGTTTTCTAACTTCGAAATGCTCTAAAAGTCCAACTGGCTCCTCAAATACATCCTTGACATCTGATTCTTCAGCATCAGGGCCCTCTAACTCCACCACCACTAAGGGCACTTTATGGTCGAGCTTCTTCACGTCGGCTTTCTCTGTTTTTGATACGTATCGCGACTCACCGACAAATTCGGAGAAGAAAGGAAGCCATACTCACAATGGTTGGACTTCAGCTGTGAAGAAAATTGTGTCTGGTGGCTCAATGAGGCGAATTCAGGAGCGCATATTGGGTCCTAGCAGGACTGGGGTGTGTAGTACAACTAGTGATATATGGCTTCTAGGCGTGTGCTATAAGATGTCCGAAGACGAGGGTGGAGATGCAGCTACTAGCAATGGATTAGCTTCATTTACACATGATTTTTCGTCACGAATTTTGATGACATATCGAAAAG GCTTTGAAGCTATTGGAGATTCAAAACTTACTAGTGATGTAGGTTGGGGTTGCATGCTTCGGAGCAGTCAGATGATTGTTGCTCAG GCATTGCTTTACCATAAATTGGGGAGATCTTGGAGAAAACCTTTTGATAAG CCTTTGGATCAAGAATATATTGAGATTTtgcacctttttggtgattcaGTGGCAGCACCATTCTCTATCCACAATCTTATTCAGGCGGGCAAAGGATATAGTCTTGCCGCTGGGTCATGGGTAGGCCCATATGCCATGTGCCGCACCTGGGAATCTCTTGTCCGCTCTAAGAGAGAGGAAAACAGCATTGAGTCTCAGTCACTTCCGATGGCTGTTTACGTTGTTTCTGGTGATGAGGATGGGGAAAGAGGGGGTGCTCCCGTGGTCTGCATTGAAGATGCCTGTAGATTTTGTTTAGAGTTTTCAAGAGGACAAGCAGATTGGACACCAATTGTTCTGTTTGTACCTTTGGTTCTTGGACTTGACAAAGTTAATCCAAG GTACATTCCGTCGCTGCAGGCAACATTCACCTTTCCCCAAAGCCTTGGCATAATGGGTGGGAAACCTGGTGCATCAACCTATATTGTGGGTGTGCAAGATGACAATGTTTTTTACCTTGATCCACATGAAGTTCAATCG ACGGTCAACATTGGCAGAGATGATTTAGAGGCTGATACTTCATCTTACCACAGCTG CATTGTACGGCATATACCTCTGGACGCGATTGATCCATCATTGGCAATTGGATTTTATTGCCGAAGCAGAG ATGATTTTGATGAATTTTGCCGTCTAGCATCCAAGCTCGTAGACGACTCACAAGGTGCTCCCCTTTTTACTGTGTGTCAATCTCGTAAATTGTCAAAGCCAGTAAGCCATGGTGACATGTTAAATAACGATGATGAAGTTCAAGATGTCGATTCCCATGGTGTTATGCCTACGAATGACGATGCAGAAGGCGACGAATGGCAACTGCTCTGA
- the LOC126653563 gene encoding F-box/kelch-repeat protein SKIP20, whose product MEMVLKSNQELIPGLPDEIGRECLVKVPFEFHGNMKSVCHSWKNLISHPSFYQQRFKLGTSEHLVCLVQPLPQSESADPVTGEMVSATVSENEDKTVEQQQQQQRQQIHTPPQFALSIFNINYNLWRRTRPHGGIPMFCQCLSVPSQGKILLIGGWDSATLEPVPDVHILDLTAGGKWRRGASMSVSRSFFACALVGSNLVYVAGGHDGQKNALKSAEVYDIEKDEWRTVADMNEERDECEGLSWDGESKFWVVSGYGSESQGQFRSDGECYDPVSGRWSKVDGVWPFNSVSPRGVSTAVSGGGNEKQWWWFLRDEQDRRQQGRRRGEDMSVEIVDSIQLPDCLIGNSPFVSSLGYGKVFVMGGKNVRTSVSCNECECEGAFILDKDWKNGSVKWNHVHTPVQFSGFPFSACHLTM is encoded by the coding sequence ATGGAGATGGTATTGAAATCAAATCAAGAACTAATTCCAGGGTTACCAGATGAGATTGGTAGAGAATGTTTGGTAAAAGTACCGTTTGAATTCCATGGTAACATGAAATCAGTTTGTCATTCTTGGAAAAATTTGATTTCTCATCCTTCTTTTTATCAACAAAGATTCAAGCTTGGTACTTCTGAGCATCTTGTTTGTTTAGTTCAACCTCTTCCTCAATCTGAATCCGCCGACCCAGTTACCGGAGAAATGGTCTCCGCTACTGTATCTGAAAATGAAGACAAGACGGtggagcagcagcagcagcagcaacgGCAGCAGATCCATACTCCGCCGCAGTTTGCTCTGAGTATTTTTAACATCAACTACAATCTCTGGCGAAGAACACGGCCGCACGGCGGAATACCGATGTTCTGCCAGTGTTTATCAGTCCCCTCTCAGGGGAAGATACTCCTCATCGGCGGTTGGGATTCCGCTACTCTCGAACCGGTACCGGATGTTCACATCCTCGATCTCACCGCCGGCGGGAAGTGGAGACGGGGAGCTTCAATGTCGGTGTCGCGGTCATTCTTCGCTTGCGCTTTAGTCGGGTCAAATTTGGTATACGTCGCCGGCGGGCACGACGGGCAGAAGAACGCTCTGAAGTCAGCGGAGGTGTACGACATTGAAAAAGACGAGTGGAGGACGGTGGCGGATATGAACGAAGAGAGGGACGAGTGTGAAGGACTGAGTTGGGACGGTGAGTCAAAGTTCTGGGTAGTGAGTGGCTACGGTAGCGAGAGTCAAGGACAGTTCAGATCAGACGGTGAGTGTTATGACCCGGTGAGTGGGCGCTGGTCTAAAGTTGACGGGGTTTGGCCTTTTAATAGTGTTAGTCCGAGAGGTGTTAGCACTGCAGTTTCCGGTGGGGGAAATGAAAAGCAGTGGTGGTGGTTCTTGAGAGATGAACAAGACCGCCGGCAGCAGGGGCGGAGGAGGGGCGAGGACATGAGTGTGGAGATTGTGGATTCTATTCAACTGCCGGATTGTTTGATTGGAAACAGTCCTTTTGTGAGCAGTCTTGGGTACGGTAAAGTGTTTGTGATGGGTGGCAAAAATGTAAGAACGTCAGTGTCGTGTAATGAATGTGAGTGTGAAGGGGCGTTTATTTTGGATAAAGATTGGAAAAATGGGAGTGTGAAGTGGAACCATGTCCATACACCTGTTCAGTTTTCTGGGTTTCCATTTTCAGCTTGTCATTTGACAATGTGA